DNA from Cyanobacteriota bacterium:
TTTGATCACCAAATTCGCTATCCCCAGTGGGAAGCCTCAGGCGAAACGTTGCACTACTGGGTGGCAGAGGTGGGGGTTGGGGGCGTGATTTTGCTAGGGGGGAGTACCGCAGAAATTTCGCTACGAACTCAACAACTGCAATCATGGGCAACGGTGCCGCTACTGATATGTGCAGATGTGGAGGAGGGGGTAGAGCAACGGTTTTCAGGAGCAACTTGGTTTCCGCCACCGATGGCACTGGGGGCGATCGCCCGTCGGCACCCCCACCAGGCTGTCCATTATGCAGAACAAATGGGATTAATTACGGCACAAGAGTCGTTAGCAATTGGCCTCAATTGGTTGTTAGCGCCGGTGGTGGATGTCAACAATAATCCTGCCAATCCAGTAATCAATGTTCGTGCCTTTGGAGAAACACCAGACGTAGTTAGTTTGTTGACCACAGCCTTTATCCGGGGTGCTCGACAGCATCCGGTGTTGACGACGGCTAAGCACTTTCCTGGCCATGGTGATACTACGATCGACTCCCATTTGGAGTTACCTGTGCTTTTCCACAGCCCTGAACGCTTAGCTCAGGTGGAGTTGCCGCCGTTTCAGTCAGCGATCGCAGCAGGTGTAGATGCCGTGATGACAGCACATCTACTCATTCCAGCTTGGGATCACGATTGGCCTGCTACCCTCTCACCGCCCATTCTTACAGGTAAATTACGACAACAGTTAGGATTTCAGGGTTTGATTGTCACAGATGCGTTAGTGATGGGGGCCATCGCCGATCGCTATGGTGCCGACGAGGCTGCTGTATTGGCAGTTGCGGCTGGGGCTGATATTGTGCTTATGCCTGCGGATCCGGTTATGGCGATCGAGGCTATCAGTCATGCAGTCCAGACCGGGCGCATTCCCCTAGAGCGCCTTCATGCATCCCTAGAACGAATTTGGCAAGCCAAAGCACGGGTAACCACCAAGTTGCAGGCTGCTGGCAGTACCACACCTGCTAGTTCTTTTCATAGTTCACCCCTTACTCTCCAGCCCTGCTGGCCTACCCCCGTTGCTGCCATTCTTAAGGATTCGATGCAGGTGCACCG
Protein-coding regions in this window:
- a CDS encoding beta-glucosidase, with the translated sequence MNSATPAVVLPDWHQLSLAQQVAQLVVVRSSGFLFDHQIRYPQWEASGETLHYWVAEVGVGGVILLGGSTAEISLRTQQLQSWATVPLLICADVEEGVEQRFSGATWFPPPMALGAIARRHPHQAVHYAEQMGLITAQESLAIGLNWLLAPVVDVNNNPANPVINVRAFGETPDVVSLLTTAFIRGARQHPVLTTAKHFPGHGDTTIDSHLELPVLFHSPERLAQVELPPFQSAIAAGVDAVMTAHLLIPAWDHDWPATLSPPILTGKLRQQLGFQGLIVTDALVMGAIADRYGADEAAVLAVAAGADIVLMPADPVMAIEAISHAVQTGRIPLERLHASLERIWQAKARVTTKLQAAGSTTPASSFHSSPLTLQPCWPTPVAAILKDSMQVHRPEPSRLEQSRWANHRRNLIVVDDGLNCKEVGHWTPAIALPRQQGYSLQLVDRHTPPLVLTTDAQPWQPTLLQLFIRGNPFRNSAGMTTLVQDWFQFLRDTDALMALVIYGSPYILEDLTAELPADVPYVFTYGQMPAAQAIALAELLQPQR